A window from Ignavibacteriota bacterium encodes these proteins:
- a CDS encoding DUF1330 domain-containing protein, with the protein MNLNKKLNKPLKKLSYYFIANIKINDEKEYKKYLDEVDNIFSKFNGKYISVDENPIILEGKWNYTKCVLIQFDSKKDFDDWYFSQEYQNILKYRLKGSECNTILIEGNKLKSYLNILK; encoded by the coding sequence TTGAACTTAAACAAAAAATTAAATAAACCATTAAAGAAATTGAGTTACTATTTTATTGCAAATATTAAAATCAATGATGAAAAAGAATATAAAAAATATTTAGATGAAGTTGATAATATTTTCTCAAAATTTAATGGAAAGTATATTTCGGTCGATGAAAATCCAATAATCTTGGAAGGGAAGTGGAATTACACGAAATGTGTTTTAATTCAATTTGATTCAAAAAAAGATTTTGATGATTGGTATTTTTCACAAGAATATCAGAATATTCTTAAATATAGATTAAAAGGTTCTGAGTGTAATACAATTTTAATTGAAGGAAATAAATTAAAATCATATCTAAACATTTTGAAATAA
- a CDS encoding DUF3788 family protein produces the protein MEKPILTDPNIFPNDELIFSIIGKKQKFWEILFSMISLNYPEINKEWRYYNDGKSWLLKVTKKTKTIFWLTVFEKNFRITFYFGEKAEAEIINSKISEELKVQFLTGQKFGKIRAISIDFSKQKDIENVKLLIELKQKIK, from the coding sequence ATGGAAAAGCCAATTCTTACAGATCCGAATATTTTTCCGAATGATGAATTAATTTTTTCAATTATCGGAAAGAAACAAAAATTTTGGGAAATTTTATTCTCAATGATTTCATTAAATTATCCCGAAATAAATAAAGAATGGAGATATTACAATGATGGAAAGAGTTGGCTTTTAAAAGTTACTAAAAAAACTAAAACTATTTTTTGGTTAACAGTTTTTGAAAAGAATTTTAGGATTACATTTTATTTTGGCGAAAAAGCTGAAGCAGAAATTATAAACAGCAAAATTTCAGAAGAATTGAAAGTTCAATTTTTAACCGGACAAAAATTTGGAAAAATTAGAGCTATTAGTATTGATTTTTCAAAGCAAAAAGATATTGAAAATGTGAAATTGTTAATTGAACTTAAACAAAAAATTAAATAA
- a CDS encoding aldehyde dehydrogenase family protein — protein MDFLKKLGIKKNNFGSSTGLKWNTTKNQGELKIYSPVDGKFIASVYQASIDDYEKVSHISHNTFLEWRNIPAPKRGEIVRQLGDKFRKYKSPLGHLVSYEMGKSLQEGLGEVQEMIDICDFAVGQSRQLYGFTMKSERPNHRMYDQYHPLGVVGTISAFNFPVAVWAWNAMLATVCGDTNLWKPSSKVPLSAIAVQNIVGEVIKENNLPEGLFTLVIGKGSSVGEKMLNDLKVPLISITGSTHVGRHGAEVISKRFGKSILELGGNNAIILTPEADLKIALPAIVFGAVGTAGQRCTTTRRLIVHESIYDQMKSSLLKAFKSLKIGNPLDEKNHVGPLIDKSAVADFTNALNLAKKEGGKIIFGGEVLQGQGFESGCYVKPAIVEAENHFKIVQEETFAPILYLIKYKGSIENAIELHNGVVQGLSSAIFTNNLQEAEIFLSASGSDCGIANVNIGTSGAEIGGAFGGEKETGGGRESGSDSWKAYMRRQTNTINYGKTLPLAQGIKFEI, from the coding sequence ATGGATTTCTTAAAAAAACTTGGAATTAAAAAAAATAATTTCGGTTCATCAACGGGATTAAAATGGAATACAACAAAAAATCAAGGTGAATTAAAGATTTATTCACCGGTTGATGGAAAATTCATTGCTTCGGTTTACCAAGCTTCAATTGATGATTATGAAAAGGTTTCTCATATTTCTCACAACACATTTCTTGAATGGCGAAATATTCCAGCTCCCAAAAGAGGAGAAATTGTAAGACAACTTGGTGATAAATTTAGAAAATATAAAAGTCCGCTTGGACATTTAGTTTCATATGAAATGGGAAAATCTTTGCAAGAGGGTTTGGGTGAAGTTCAAGAAATGATTGACATTTGTGATTTTGCAGTTGGCCAGTCACGACAGCTTTATGGATTTACAATGAAGTCGGAAAGACCAAATCATAGAATGTATGATCAATATCATCCGCTTGGAGTTGTTGGTACAATTTCCGCATTTAATTTTCCCGTTGCTGTTTGGGCTTGGAATGCAATGCTGGCAACAGTTTGCGGAGATACAAATCTTTGGAAACCTTCGTCAAAAGTTCCTCTTTCGGCAATTGCAGTACAAAATATTGTTGGTGAAGTAATTAAAGAAAATAATTTGCCGGAAGGATTATTTACTTTAGTAATTGGTAAAGGTTCTTCAGTCGGTGAAAAAATGTTGAATGATCTCAAAGTTCCTTTGATTTCTATTACCGGCTCAACTCATGTTGGAAGACACGGTGCTGAAGTTATTTCTAAAAGATTTGGAAAATCGATTTTGGAACTTGGTGGAAATAATGCAATTATCTTAACTCCGGAAGCTGATTTGAAAATTGCTTTACCGGCAATTGTATTTGGTGCAGTTGGAACAGCCGGACAAAGATGCACAACTACTCGTCGATTAATCGTTCACGAATCGATTTATGATCAAATGAAATCTTCATTACTAAAAGCTTTCAAAAGTTTGAAAATTGGAAATCCGTTAGATGAGAAAAATCACGTTGGACCATTGATTGATAAATCGGCCGTTGCTGATTTTACAAATGCTTTAAATCTTGCAAAAAAAGAAGGTGGTAAAATTATTTTTGGAGGAGAAGTTTTACAAGGACAAGGATTTGAATCCGGATGTTATGTTAAACCCGCAATTGTTGAAGCTGAAAATCATTTTAAAATTGTTCAAGAAGAAACATTCGCTCCAATTTTATATTTAATTAAATATAAAGGTTCAATTGAAAATGCAATTGAACTTCACAATGGTGTTGTACAAGGATTGTCATCTGCAATTTTTACAAATAATTTACAAGAAGCAGAGATATTCTTATCCGCTTCTGGTTCAGATTGCGGAATTGCAAATGTAAATATTGGAACTTCCGGAGCTGAAATTGGCGGAGCATTCGGTGGTGAAAAAGAAACAGGCGGCGGACGTGAATCTGGTTCAGATTCTTGGAAAGCTTATATGAGAAGACAAACTAATACAATTAATTATGGGAAAACTTTGCCTTTGGCTCAAGGTATTAAATTTGAAATCTAA
- the rsmI gene encoding 16S rRNA (cytidine(1402)-2'-O)-methyltransferase, which yields MDQGKLYIVATPIGNLEDITLRAIETLKMVDFIICEDTRTTKILLDRINISKELISFNAQSEIRKIDYVIKKIINGENCALVSDAGTPCISDPGVRLVNSAIKSEILISGIPGANAAILALSISGLPTDAFIFEGFLPQKKGRQKKLIQLSNEERTIVLYESMYRIEKLLRELNEFIPNRFIVIQRELTKKFEESWRGFPNEILLELPNKIIKGEFVIIISPLNWKI from the coding sequence ATGGATCAAGGTAAATTATATATTGTTGCAACTCCAATCGGAAATCTTGAAGATATTACTTTGCGCGCAATAGAAACTTTAAAAATGGTTGATTTTATTATATGCGAAGATACAAGAACAACTAAAATACTTCTTGATAGAATTAATATTTCCAAAGAATTAATTTCATTTAATGCACAATCTGAAATAAGAAAAATTGATTATGTAATCAAAAAAATAATCAACGGTGAAAATTGTGCATTGGTTTCCGATGCCGGAACTCCATGTATTTCAGATCCGGGAGTTAGATTAGTAAATTCGGCAATTAAAAGTGAAATATTAATTTCCGGAATTCCAGGAGCTAACGCTGCAATTCTTGCATTAAGCATTTCCGGATTACCAACTGATGCATTTATTTTTGAAGGTTTTCTCCCTCAAAAAAAAGGTCGTCAGAAAAAACTTATACAACTCTCGAATGAAGAACGAACAATTGTACTTTACGAATCGATGTATAGAATTGAAAAATTGTTAAGAGAATTAAATGAATTTATACCAAACCGATTTATTGTTATTCAAAGAGAACTAACAAAGAAATTTGAAGAAAGTTGGCGTGGTTTTCCAAATGAAATTCTTTTAGAATTACCAAATAAAATTATTAAAGGTGAATTTGTAATAATTATTTCTCCACTTAATTGGAAGATTTGA